CTGGCCGCCGTGGCGCTGCTGCTCGCGACCGCTGCCCCCGGCCACGCCCACGCCCAGCTCCTCGAGTCCGACCCGACCGACGGCACCCTGCTGGAGGAGGCACCGCGGGAGGTCACGCTGACCTTCAACGAGCCGGTGCGGCTGACGGCGCAGGAGATCACCGTCTACGACGCGGCGGGCCAGCCGATCCCCTCGCAGGCCACCGCTTCCGGTCCCGAGGTGACGGTGACCCTGCCGGAGCCCGACGACCTGCGCGGCACCTACGTCGTGGGCTGGTTCGTGCTCTCGGCGGACGGACACCCCATCTCGGGGGCGCTCACCTTCTCGGTGGGCGAGCGCAGCAGCAGCGTGACCGACCCGCCTCCCCCACCGACGTCGTCCGCGGTCGTCACGACCACCCAGGGACTGGTCGGCGGGGCGATGTACGTCGGCCTGCTGCTCGCCACCGGGCTCGCCGCATTCGTCCTGCTCGTCCTCCCGGCGTCGTACGCCGGCCGGCGGGTGCGCGCGCGGGTCCGGTGGGTGGTGCGGGTGGGCGCCGCGGTCGCCGTCGTGGCGGCACTGCTGGCGGTCCCGGTGTCCTCGGTCTACGCCCAGGGCGCCGAGCTGCCGGCCGTGCTCTCCGGCTTCGACGCCACGCTGGTCCTCGACGAGCTGATCAGCGCCGCCCTGATCGCCGTGGGGCTGGGCGTGGTCGTCCTGACGCTGGGCGAGGACCCCCCGGGCGGCGGCCGCCGCGCTGCGCTGGCAGCCGGCGCCGGCCTCGCCCTGGTGGGCCCGGCGGTCGTCGGCCACACCCGTTCCTACGCCCCGACCTCGCTCCTGGTGGCCGCCGACGTGGTGCACGTGGTGGCCGGCGCGGTGTGGCTGGGCGGCCTGGTCGGGCTGGCGCTGACCCTGCGCGCCGTGCTCGGACGCGAGCAGCTCGCCGCGTCGACGCTGGCCCGGTTCTCGGTGCTCGCCGGCGGCGCCCTGCTCGCGGTCGCCGTCGCCGGCACGGTCCTGGGCTGGCGGGTGGTCGGGTCCTGGTCGGCACTCGTGGAGACGGGCTACGGCCGGTTGCTGCTGGTCAAGGTCGGTGTCGCGCTGATCGTCGCCGGCCTGGGCGGCTGGAACCGCTACCGCCTGCTGCCGCGGGTGCGCGGTGCCGTCGGCTTCGCGGACCGGGGTGGCGCCGTCGGCCTGGTCACCCGCACGGTGCGCGTCGAGGCGGCGCTCCTGGTGGTGCTCCTGGCCATGACCGGGTTCCTGGTCAACCAGTCGCCGCGGCCGGCACCCGTCGAGGTGCCGCCCGGACGCACGGGCGTCCAGGCCGGGGCCCTCACCGACCTGCAGCTGTACGCGACCCTGACCCCGCTGGAGACGGGCGCCAACACGCTGCTCGTGCAGCTGCAGGACGAGACCGGCGAGCCCGTCGTACCACCGGAGGTCCCCGAGGTGCAGCTGCGCTCCGGCGGCCTCGACCTGGGGTCGGTGCCACTCGCGGAGACCGACACCGGGACCTACCGCGCCGAGGTGCTCCTGCCACGGCCCGGCGTGTGGGAGGTGCAGGTGGCCCTGCGGATCAGCCGGTTCGAGAGCCCGGTGACGACCGTCCGGTTCACCGTGCCCGAGTCATGATCAGGCCCGGTCGGTGACGTCGACCTCGACCGGCACGGTGTGCAGGTAACCGTCCACCCGGACCTGCACGAAGAGCCGGTAGGCGCCGGCGTCCTCGATCTCGGTGTGGAAGGTCAGCAGCGCCCCGTCCTCGGTGACGTCCGGGGCGCTCAGCGGGTGGACGTGCAGCATCGACCCGCTGTCGCGGTGGAAGCCGGTGACGTGGCCGTAGCTGCCCAGGTAGGTGCCGGGGTCCACGGGACGACCGCGGGCGTCGCGGATCGTCAGCCCCATCCGGCCGTCCGGACCGGCCGTGGGCGGCTGGGTGACCTCGACGTCGATCACGGGGTCGCTCGGCCACTCGTCGCCGGCCGGGCCGCGGTCGACGGCGACGGTCTCGCCGAGGATCACGTGGTCGCCGTTGCCACCCTCGTCGCGGGCCACGAATTCGGCGATCACCCGGTAGTCGCCGGTCGCCGGCAGTGACACCGGAGCACGCCAGGTGCCGTCGTCGTCCATCTCGGGGTGGAGGTGCCGGAAGACGGCGAGGTCCTCACGCACCACGTAGAGGTGGAGGTCCTTGGTGAGCTCCTCGATGTAGGACGTCAGCGGCTCCCCGCGGAAAGTCTCCACCTGGAAGCTGACCTCGCCGGTCATCCCCGCCTGCTCCGGCAGGCTGACGCGCGCGAGCCGGTAGCCGACCTCCTCCACCTCGGTGCCGTCCCCGACCGGGAGGGACACGATGGCACCGCCGGCGTGGGTGTGGCCGACCTCGTCGGCGGCCTCGCCGCTGCAGGCGGCGAGCACGGTCAGGGAGGCCGCCAGCACGGTGGTGAGGAGCCGACGCATGCCGTCCAGTGTGCCTGCGGCCCCCGAGGCACCCGGCACCGGATCCGCGCATGACCCGTAAAGGGGAGGCCCTCGCAACCACACCTCGGCCACAATGACGGGGTGACAGAGCTGCCACGCAGGGCCGCCGCGCGCACCGCGCGGCTCGCCGCGCTGCCCCTCGGGTACGCCGGCCGGCAGGCCGTCGGGCTCGGCAAGCGGCTCGGTGGCCGGTCCGCGGAGGTGGTGGCGACCGAGCTGCAGCAGCGGACCGCCGAGCAGCTGTTCCGCACCCTGGGCGAGCTCAAGGGCGGGGCGATGAAGCTCGGCCAGGCGATGAGCGTGCTCGAGGCGGCGCTCCCCGAGGACGTGGCGGCGCCCTACCGCGACACGTTGACCGCCCTGCAGGACTCCGCGCCGCCGATGCCGACCCAGACCGTCCGGGAGCAGATCGCACGCTCGCTGGGCGAAGGGTGGCAGGACGAGCTGGTGTGGCTCGACGGCGCCCCGGCAGCAGCCGCGTCCATCGGCCAGGTCCACCGGGCTCGCTGGCACGACCACTCCCTCGGCGACGTCGACACGGCGCGCGAGGTCGCCGTCAAGGTGCAGTACCCCGGGGCGGGTGAGGCGCTGATGGCCGACCTGCGCCAGCTCGCACGGGTGGCCCGGGGGGTGGCACCGGCGTTCCCCGGCATCGACATCAAGCCGCTGGTGGCCGAGCTGCAGGCGCGGGCGGCCGACGAGCTCGACTACCGGCTCGAGGCGCAGGCGCAGGCGGCGTACGCCGTCGCCTTCCGTGACGACCCGATGGTGGTCGTCCCCGAGGTCGTGGCCGTCGGTGAGCAGGTGCTGGTCACCGAGTGGCTGGAGAGCCCGCACTCGCTGGCCCACGTGATCCGTCACGGCACCCAGGAGGAGCGCGACCACTACGGGCGGATCTTCGTCCAGTTCCTCTTCGACGGTCCGGCCCGGACCGGCATGCTCCACGCCGACCCCCACCCCGGCAACTTCCGGATCATCCCGGGCGCCGACGGCAGGCCGGGACGGATCGGCGTCCTCGACTACGGCGCGGTGGCTCGGCTGCCGGAGGGGCGGCTGCCCGAGGCCATGGGTCGGCTGATCCGGATCGCGCTGGACAACAGCGGCGACGACCTCGTCGCCGGGCTGCGCGAGGAGGGGTTCATCAAGGACCGGATCCGGGTCGACGCCGACGAGCTGGTCGACTACCTGGCGCCGTTCGTGGAGCCCGCGCGCCACGAGACCTTCCGGTTCACGCGGGCGTGGATGCGCGAGCAGTTCGAGCGGATCAACAACCCCCGCAACCCGTCGTTCGCGATGGCCACCAAGCTCAACCTGCCGACGTCGTACCTGCTGATCCACCGCACCTGGCTCGGCGGTCTGGGCCTGCTCGCCCAGCTCGAGACCGAGGCACCGTTCCGCGCGCTCATGGAGGAGCACCTGCCCGGCTTCGCCGCCACCTGATCCCGGCGACGCGGCGGTAGTCCCTCACGAAAGGGCTGCCGATCGGGCGGTTTGGCAGCCCTTTCGTGAGGGACTACCGGGTGGGGACCAGGTCGAGGTACATCACGTGCAGGCCGACGTGGCCGTGGGTGGCCGAGCGGAAGGCGCCCGGGACGGTGCCCACGATCTCGAAGCCCAGCGACTCCCACAGCGCCACGGCCGCGGCGTTGGTCTCGACGACCGCGTTGAACTGGATGCCGCGGAAGCCGGCGTCGCGGTGCCAGGCCACGACGTGCTCGGCCAGCCGTCGGCCGACACCCCGCCCCCGGGCGTGCTCGGACACCATGAACGACGCGGTGCCGACGTGGTCGCCCCGGCCCGGACGGTTGGGTCCCATCTTCGCGGTGCCGAGGACCTGGCCGTCCTCCTCCAGGACCACGGTCCGCCCCGGCGGCGGCTCCAGCCACAGCGCACGGGCCTCCTCGGAGGTCAGGTCGTCCGGGTACGCGTAGGTCTCCCCCGCCGCCACCGTCGCGGAGAAGATCGGCCAGATCGCGGGCCAGTCGTCGGCGGTCACCTCGCGGATCGTCACAGGTCGACAGCCCCGTCGATCGACTCCCGGATCAGGTCCGCGTGACCGCAGTGGCGCGCGTACTCCTCGATCATGTGGACCAGGATCCACCGCAGGCTGACGGGTCGACCACGGCGGGGCCGCGCCGAGAGCCGGTCCAGCCCGCCCTCGGCCAGCGCCGACCGGATCCGCTCGTCGGCCTCGGCCACCTCGCGGTCGAAGAGGCCACGCAGCTGCTCAGGGGAGTCCTCGGCCGCGGAGGTGAAGTCGGCGTCGCGGTCCGCCTCCCAGTCCATCGACGCCCACGGCTCGTGCTGCTCCTCGCCGGCGAGCACGTGGCGGAACCAGAAGCCCTCGACGAACGCGAGGTGCTTGAGCAGCGAGCCGAGCGTGAGGCTGCTGGGCTCGAGCCGGATGCGCAGGAGCTCGGCAGGCAGTCCCTCGGTCTGGCGCCGCAGCGTGTCGCGGTAGTGGTCGAGGAAGGCCAGCAGCGTGGTCACCTCGTCGGCGGCGACGGGCGGGTCGGGACGCCCGGTCACCGCGGCACCCGGTCGGTGACGCAGTAGGCCAGGCCGGCGGGATCGGTGAGGACCGTCCAGGTGTCGAAGTCCCCGACGAACCTCGCCCCCAGGGCGACGTGGCGGCGCACCTCGGCGCCCCGGTCGGTGGCGGACAGGTCGAGGTGGCCGTGCAGGTCCCCCCGGGGCTGGTCGAGGCGCTGCAGCAGCACGCGGGCACCCCGGCCCTCCACCGGAGCCAGCCAGCGGAACTCGGGGTGACCGGGCGGCGGGTCGGACAGCTCCCGCTCGGTCAGCGACAGCCAGAACGCCTCCTCACGGGCGTAGAGCGCGGCGGGGACGTCGATGCAGACCTGGTCGACGAGCGAGCGGTGGCCCCCCGGCCACGTGGTGCCGGGCGCAGGCGTGGACGCGGGGTGGGTGACGAAGCAGAACGGGAAGCCTCCGGGTGAGGCCATCACGACGTGCCCGTGGTCGGCCACCTCCCGTGCCCCGAGTCCCACCGCGTGGTCGGCGGCCGCCCGCGGGTCGGCGACGTGGAGGTCGAGGTGGATCCGTGAGGGCCCCCGGCCCAGCCTCTGCACGCGGAGGTGGCCGTCCCCCACCGGCGGCAGCAGCGTCACGAACTCGTCCTGGTCACCGCGGGCGGTCGACACGGTCCAGCCGGTCACGTCCCGCCAGAAGGCGAGTCCGGCGTCGTATGCCGCCGGCGCGAGGTCGACGAAGCCGCTCACCCAGAACGGCGTCACGTGACCGGCGTGCAGTCGTGGCCGCAGCCCTCGCCGGGGAGCGGGCCGTCGGCGTGGTCGGCCGGTCGGTGCAGCACCGCGCTCTCGGGGGCGACGACGATGCCCTCGTCCTCGACCGCACCGGTGCCGTCGACGAGCAGCGTGTGGCCGTGGTGCTCGCTCGGGGGGAACAGCAGGGTCGCACGCGGGTTGACGGCGAGGTTCGCGGCCGACCCCCGGCTGGGCGGGCACCGGAGCACCCCGTCCACGAGCGACGGCTCCACGGTCACCGCCTTGACCGCCCCGTCGGCGGAGCAGGTCAGCAGGTATCCCGAGCCCCGGCCGGCGAGCGCCTCGCCTAACCGGGCGACCTCCACCGGGATGCTCATGGTCCCGAGCATAGGCAGGTCCGACACCCTCCGGTTGCAACCCACCTCCCCCCTTTTGCGTCTTGGACTCGATGGAATGGAGGTGCAGGGATGCACGCACACGCAGGGACGGGGGTGACCATGGACCGCCCGCGGTCGCGTGACGACGAGTTCGCGGCGTACATGCAGGCGCGCCAGGCCAGCCTGCTGCGCACGGCCTACCTGCTGACCGGTGACCGCCACACGGCCGAGGACCTGGTGCAGACGGCCTTCGCCAAGCTCTACCTCGCGTGGGACCGGGTCGAGCAGCAGGGCTCGATCGACGGCTACCTGCGCCGGATCCTCGTCAACGAGAACAACTCCCTGTGGCGGCGCGCGTGGAAGCGGCGTGAGGTCGCCACCGAGGTCATGCCCGACACCGCCCACCACGACGTGCACGACGGTGGCGCCGGCCGCGAGCTCTGGGCGTTGGTGCAGACGCTGCCACGCAAGGCCCGTGCCGTCGTGGTGCTCCGGTACTACGAGGAGCTGTCCGAGGCCGAGACCGCCGAGGCCCTGGGCATCTCGGTCGGCACCGTGAAGTCCCAGGCCAGCCGCGCCCTGGCCGCCCTGCGCGACCGCGCACCCGCATCGATGAGTCCTCGGGAGGAGGAGCGATGAACGACGAGCTGACCACCCGGCTGACCCGCCAGCTGCACGACCAGGTCGACGACTGGCACGCCACCCCGCTCACCCTGGACGAGGTCCGCGGCCGGGCTCGCTCCATCCGGCGTACGCGTCGGGTGGTCGCCGGCGGCACCGTGGCCGCGGTGCTCGCGATCGCCGCGCCGCTGGCGGTCACCGCCAGCGGTGTGCTCGACGCACGCCCCGACCGCTCCCTGCCTCCGGCCACGTCCACGCCGAGCGAGGCCGTCGAGCAGGAGCCCAGTGGGCTGGGCGTCCCCTACCTGGAGGGGCGGACGCTGACCATGCCCGACGGCTCCGCAGTCGAGCTGCCACGTGCCTACGACGCCTTCACCGTCCTCGGCGACGAGGTGCTGGCCACCTGGATCGACCTCGACGACGGCAGCGTCACCCTCGAGCGGCTCCGCGACGGCGAGGTCGTGGGCACCCAGCCGATCACGGGCATCGCCACCAACCACGAGGGCAACGCCGTCACCTACGTCGACCAGGACGGGCAGATCATCATCGAGTGGGCGGGCGGGGACACCACGGTCGGGACCGTCCCGGGTGCCCGCCCGATCCGGCTGCTCGGGGGTCCCGAGTGCACCCGGGGCGTCCACGAGTGCGTCGTCTACGTCGACGACGGGCAGCAGGTCCGGTTCCTCGACAACGCCGGGGAGGACCTACCCGTGGACGGACTGGCCGTGCCCGACGTGTCGGTCGACGGCGCGGTCGCCGTCATGACCAGCGTGGACGACCTCGAGCCGGGCTCGTGCTCCACGGTCCGGACACCCGTGGAGGAGCGCTTCTCCACCTGCGACTACTCCCTGGGCAGGTTCTCCCCGGACGGCGCCCACATCAGCGCGAGCGAGGACTACCTCGACGGGATCGGCAACCGGCTCCAGGCGATCCTGGACGCCCGGACCGGCCGGGAGCTGGTGCGTCTCGAGCCCGACGAGGGGTTCTTCAACACCGTCGCGTGGGAGGACGCCGACCACCTGCTGGCGATCCTCCACGACTGGAGCACCGGCACCTGGCAGGTCGTGCGGCTGGGGGTCGACGGCACCACCGAGACGGTGCTCGGCCCGGTCGAGGGCGACGAGACGACCCCGCCGTGGCGGCTCCCCGGCTTCGCGTGAGGCCGGGGCGCTCGGATCAGCTCCAGCGGAACGACGCCAGCACGGCGTCGACCACCGCTCGGCGCTGCCCGGCCGAGAACGACTCGTCGAACTCGAAGGTCAGCTTGACGCCGACCCCGCCCCGGATGGCGCCGTACTCCTCGCGGGGTCCGACGACCCCGTCACCGGCGGCGCGGAAGGCCGCCTCGCCACCGAGGTCAGCGTCGTAGGACACCCGTGGGCGGCCCTCGAAGCCGGTGAGCCCGTCGGTGCGCACCAGCTGCTCGAGGTCCTCGGACCCGACGGCACCCAGGTCGGACAGGTAGATCTGGTGGAGCGTGCCGCGCTTGTTGGCCACCCACGAGTCCAGCACGCCGTCGAGCTGCCGCTCGGTCCGCCATCCCTCAGGGGCGCGTGCGTAGGCGCTCTCCGTGGTCATCACCTCCCCCGCCGCGGCCTCGACGGTGGGGGTCGGATCGTCGGTCGGCTCGTCGGTCGGGGAGGCGTCTGCGCCCGTGCGGCTCGGTGGCTCGGCGGGACCGGAGACCTCCTCACCGCCCCCGCAGGAGGTGAGGACCATCAGCGCGGCCGCGAGGGCCCCGAGACGCCGGGCACGCTTCATGGGCCGGGACCCTACCGGCCCTCACGGAGCGCCCGGATTCCGTCTGCCACGGCGTTTGGACTCCGCCGACCGCGGGTAGGAGCCCTGACGGCGCGGATTCGCGCCGCTGCACCGGAATCCTGATCCAGGGGGATGCATGGCACTCGTCGTCGACGCCGGAGGTTTTCTCACGGCGGCGGGCGTGTCCGACGGCACCGTCGACCAGATCCTGTCGATGCTCGAGGGCAGTGGGCGGGCCGTGCGCGAGAAGCAGGACCTGCAGCAGGTGCCCGCCGGCGCCCTCGGCGCTGCCGCGACCGCCCAGGAGCTGCAGCACCACGCTGGCAAGGCCCACGCCGTCGTCGTGCAGGCGATGGCCGAGATGGTCGCCGGTCTCGAGGGCTACCACGCCAGCGTGACCCACTTCCGCAAGGACGTCCACGACACCGACGCCAC
The genomic region above belongs to Nocardioides coralli and contains:
- a CDS encoding SigE family RNA polymerase sigma factor is translated as MDRPRSRDDEFAAYMQARQASLLRTAYLLTGDRHTAEDLVQTAFAKLYLAWDRVEQQGSIDGYLRRILVNENNSLWRRAWKRREVATEVMPDTAHHDVHDGGAGRELWALVQTLPRKARAVVVLRYYEELSEAETAEALGISVGTVKSQASRALAALRDRAPASMSPREEER
- a CDS encoding pyridoxamine 5'-phosphate oxidase family protein codes for the protein MSIPVEVARLGEALAGRGSGYLLTCSADGAVKAVTVEPSLVDGVLRCPPSRGSAANLAVNPRATLLFPPSEHHGHTLLVDGTGAVEDEGIVVAPESAVLHRPADHADGPLPGEGCGHDCTPVT
- a CDS encoding DinB family protein: MTGRPDPPVAADEVTTLLAFLDHYRDTLRRQTEGLPAELLRIRLEPSSLTLGSLLKHLAFVEGFWFRHVLAGEEQHEPWASMDWEADRDADFTSAAEDSPEQLRGLFDREVAEADERIRSALAEGGLDRLSARPRRGRPVSLRWILVHMIEEYARHCGHADLIRESIDGAVDL
- a CDS encoding copper resistance protein CopC; the encoded protein is MTRERRPGRGWRPLRLTAAVLAAVALLLATAAPGHAHAQLLESDPTDGTLLEEAPREVTLTFNEPVRLTAQEITVYDAAGQPIPSQATASGPEVTVTLPEPDDLRGTYVVGWFVLSADGHPISGALTFSVGERSSSVTDPPPPPTSSAVVTTTQGLVGGAMYVGLLLATGLAAFVLLVLPASYAGRRVRARVRWVVRVGAAVAVVAALLAVPVSSVYAQGAELPAVLSGFDATLVLDELISAALIAVGLGVVVLTLGEDPPGGGRRAALAAGAGLALVGPAVVGHTRSYAPTSLLVAADVVHVVAGAVWLGGLVGLALTLRAVLGREQLAASTLARFSVLAGGALLAVAVAGTVLGWRVVGSWSALVETGYGRLLLVKVGVALIVAGLGGWNRYRLLPRVRGAVGFADRGGAVGLVTRTVRVEAALLVVLLAMTGFLVNQSPRPAPVEVPPGRTGVQAGALTDLQLYATLTPLETGANTLLVQLQDETGEPVVPPEVPEVQLRSGGLDLGSVPLAETDTGTYRAEVLLPRPGVWEVQVALRISRFESPVTTVRFTVPES
- a CDS encoding ABC1 kinase family protein, giving the protein MTELPRRAAARTARLAALPLGYAGRQAVGLGKRLGGRSAEVVATELQQRTAEQLFRTLGELKGGAMKLGQAMSVLEAALPEDVAAPYRDTLTALQDSAPPMPTQTVREQIARSLGEGWQDELVWLDGAPAAAASIGQVHRARWHDHSLGDVDTAREVAVKVQYPGAGEALMADLRQLARVARGVAPAFPGIDIKPLVAELQARAADELDYRLEAQAQAAYAVAFRDDPMVVVPEVVAVGEQVLVTEWLESPHSLAHVIRHGTQEERDHYGRIFVQFLFDGPARTGMLHADPHPGNFRIIPGADGRPGRIGVLDYGAVARLPEGRLPEAMGRLIRIALDNSGDDLVAGLREEGFIKDRIRVDADELVDYLAPFVEPARHETFRFTRAWMREQFERINNPRNPSFAMATKLNLPTSYLLIHRTWLGGLGLLAQLETEAPFRALMEEHLPGFAAT
- a CDS encoding GNAT family N-acetyltransferase is translated as MTADDWPAIWPIFSATVAAGETYAYPDDLTSEEARALWLEPPPGRTVVLEEDGQVLGTAKMGPNRPGRGDHVGTASFMVSEHARGRGVGRRLAEHVVAWHRDAGFRGIQFNAVVETNAAAVALWESLGFEIVGTVPGAFRSATHGHVGLHVMYLDLVPTR
- a CDS encoding VOC family protein, whose amino-acid sequence is MTPFWVSGFVDLAPAAYDAGLAFWRDVTGWTVSTARGDQDEFVTLLPPVGDGHLRVQRLGRGPSRIHLDLHVADPRAAADHAVGLGAREVADHGHVVMASPGGFPFCFVTHPASTPAPGTTWPGGHRSLVDQVCIDVPAALYAREEAFWLSLTERELSDPPPGHPEFRWLAPVEGRGARVLLQRLDQPRGDLHGHLDLSATDRGAEVRRHVALGARFVGDFDTWTVLTDPAGLAYCVTDRVPR